Part of the Gemmatimonadota bacterium genome, GGGTTTGTCGAATTTGCGCGTGTCGTATCGCGAACCCTATGTTTTAAATAGTCCGCTTTCCGGTTGGGGTGCTGTGGAGATGGTTGCGCGTACGGGGTATGTGACGCATAAGTTTGGGGGAGGCGCTGATATTTCTGTGGGTGAGGGTGCGCGATTTTTCGGCGGGGTTGCACACAGGCGCGTTTTGCCCGATTCCTCGGGGTTGGGATTCTTCGAGGCTGAGAGGATGTGGTCTATCGAGTCAGGTGTTCGATTTGATCGGCGAGGGCATGCTATGGGCGGTTGGAAAGCGGAGATCAGGGGAGAGGTCGGCGAGGTTTCTGATGGGATCAGGCGGGTGCAGTGGGGTGTTGATGGACAGGTGTTTTTGCCTGTGGGTCGGCAGTCTGTTGTTGCGGGTCGAGCGCGCGCTTTTTGGGTGGGACAAAAGGGGGATGTGCCGCAGGCTGCCGGCATCTGGCTGGGGGGCACACAATCGCTGCGGGGGTACCGGGAAGAGATGTTCTGGGGAACGAATGCGGGGTGGGTTAATGTGGAATGGCGGTGGTTGCTGGGACCGAAAGCGCGGCTTTTTGCTTTTGTCGATGTGGGAAGGATCGCGGGGGCAGGAACGCGTTCATGGCCCGTGTCCTATGGCGTGGGTCTTTTGGCAAATGGACGTATGGGCGCAGTTGGGATAGATTATGGATTGCCTCGGGGCGAGAGTTTGGGACAGGGTATGGTGCATGTGCGGATGGTTAGTGCTTTTTAATTTGTGTGACATTTGCGCGTAGAGTATATTCTGAGGCGCACGAAATTCGTATGCAATTATTCACAGGGAGGACCTTATGTTGAACAGGATTCGCAGTATCATGCTGGTAACACTTGCCGTGGGTCTCATGTGGGGCTGTGGCGGTGAGCGCGGGATGGAGTCTTCCGGGGTAGATGAGCAGATTGGACATCCGCTGAGTAAAATGGCTGTAGCGGGTGGTGGTA contains:
- a CDS encoding BamA/TamA family outer membrane protein, translating into MGSGQGLTGEIAIDVLNFSGGGREGYALWSRQGVGLSNLRVSYREPYVLNSPLSGWGAVEMVARTGYVTHKFGGGADISVGEGARFFGGVAHRRVLPDSSGLGFFEAERMWSIESGVRFDRRGHAMGGWKAEIRGEVGEVSDGIRRVQWGVDGQVFLPVGRQSVVAGRARAFWVGQKGDVPQAAGIWLGGTQSLRGYREEMFWGTNAGWVNVEWRWLLGPKARLFAFVDVGRIAGAGTRSWPVSYGVGLLANGRMGAVGIDYGLPRGESLGQGMVHVRMVSAF